A window of Streptomyces sp. NBC_01241 genomic DNA:
GACCGCCGGACCGAGTCCTGGGGTGGGGCAGGCCATACCGCAGGTCCTCGGCCTGGAGGGATGGTTCGAGCAGAGAACGGGCTTCTACGGTGGTGCCATGCGCTCACGCAACGTGTGGCAGGCCATGGCCCGACCCGGTTACCTGCTCTCCGCCTGGCCCTGGCGGTCGGCCGGATATCTGCTCAGCAGCGCGCCGGTCGGCATTGTGGTGCTGCTGGCGATCGTCATCGGGGTGTCGGTGGGCAGTGCGCTCGCCATCGTGCTGATCGGGCTGCCACTGCTCGCGCTGCTGGCGTTCACCGGAGTGCCGGTGGCCGCGTTGGAGCGCCGCAGGCTGCGGCTGGTCGACAGCAGGCCCGCCCCCACCCCGCACCACGAACCGGCCGAACCGGGGCTCCTGCCCTGGGCCCGGACCCGCTTCCGCGAGCAGGCGACCTGGCGGGAACTGGGCTACGCGCTGGCGTTCGCGACTCTGCTGTGGCCGCTGGACCTGCTGGCGGTCGGAATGGCGCTGAGCGTGCCGCTGGGCCTGCTGGCGACGCCCGTGATGATGGCCATGCTCTATGACGGCACCGAGGCACCCGTACTCAAGCTCTGGACGGTGACCTCCTGGCCGGAGGCGATCGGCGTCGCGTTCGTGGGGCTGCCGATGCTCGGGGTGTGCGGATACGTGCTCGGCGTGGTGGCCGTCGCACGCGCGGAACTGACCCGGATGCTCATCGCCCCCCGGGAGCCGGAACTGGGGGAGCGGGTCACCGAACTCGTGCGTTCCCGAGCCCGGTTGGTCGATGCCTTCGAGGCGGAGCGCCGCCGGATCGAACGCGACCTCCACGACGGTGCGCAACAGCGCCTGGTCGCCCTCACCATGACGCTCGGCCTGGCCCGCCTCGACGCCTCGCCCGGCCCCCTCGCGGACCAGCTCGCGAAGGCCCACTGCGAAGCGGGCACGGCCCTCGCCGAACTCCGCGACCTGATCCAGGGCATCCACCCCAAGGTCCTGGCCGACCGCGGCCTCGGCGAGGCGATCGCCGACGCGGCCGACCGGTCAGCCGTCCCCGTGGACGTGGGCATCGACCTGCCCGGACGCCTGTCCGAAGCGGTCGAGGCCGCCGCGTACTTCGTGGTCTGCGAGGCGCTGGCGAACGTCGGCAAGCACAGCGGGGCGAGCCGCGCCGAAGTGACCGGCCGTCACGAGGACGGCCGCCTGACCGTCGAAGTGCGCGACGACGGCCGCGGCGGAGCGGACGCCGGTAAGGGCACCGGACTGACCGGACTCTCGGACCGGGTGTCCGTACTGGATGGCAGACTTGCGCTGTCCAGCCCGCCCGGCGGACCGACCCTGCTGCGTATGGAGATTCCTTGCGAGTGGACCGAGACCGAGCGCTCCGCGTAGTGCTGGCCGAGGACAGCGTGCTGCTGCGCGAAGGGCTGATCGGCCTGCTCGGCCGGTTCGGACACGAGGTCGTCGCAGCGGTCGGTGACGCCGACGCCCTGGTGGCGGCGGCCACCGAGCACGGACCCGACATCGTCGTCACCGACGTCCGGATGCCGCCGGGCTTCCAGGACGAAGGCCTCCACGCGGCCGTACGCCTGCGCACCGACCGGCCCGCGCTCCCGGTCCTCGTCCTCAGCCAGTACGTCCAGCGCACGTACGCCTCGGAGTTGCTCGACTCCGGGGACGGCTCGGGCATCGGCTACCTGCTCAAGGACCGGGTCGGCCAGGTCGAGGAGTTCCAGACCGCCCTCCAGGACGTCGCGGCGGGCGGCACGGTCGTCGACCCCGAAGTCGTACGCCAGCTGCTGCGCCGCCGCCGCGATCCCCTGGAGCGCCTGACGGCCCGCGAACGCGAGGTGCTCGGCCTGGTGGCGGAGGGCAAGTCCAACGCGGCGATCGCACGCCAACTGGTCGCCTCCGAGGCGGCGGTGGGCAAGCACATCGGCTCGATCCGCGCGAAACTGGACCTGCCCCCGGCGGACGACACGCACCGACGGGTGCTGGCAGTGCTGGCGTTCCTGCGCTCGTGAGGCCCGACGCGTCCACGACCGGCGAACGTCGGCGCGCGCACCTTTACTCCGGACAGCTGGCCCAGCCCCTCGGACACGCCGCCGATACGGCGACGTCGCAGCACCCTCCGCAAGGCTGGGACAAGCCCCTGCGGGTCCCCCGCCGGGCACCGTTCAGCAGCCCGTACGGAGGAGCTCGATGCACCGTCGTCCCGCCACCACCCTGACCGCCGCCGCTCTCGCCCTGCCTCTGACGCTCGGCGTGGCCGCCTCCCCGGCCTCGGCCGCCCCCGCCGACAAACCCCAGGTCCTGAGCAGGTTCACGCAGACCCGCGCGAGCAGCTACCACGCCTGGCTGGCCGCCCGCCGGAATCAGTCCGCGTGGAGCGCGTACGGCTTCGACTGGTCCACCGACTACTGCACGGCCGCCCCCGACAACCCCTTCGGCATCCCCTTCCAGAACTCCTGCGCCCGCCACGACTTCGGCTACCGGAACTACAAGGCCGCCGGCACCTTCACCGCCAACAAGGCCCGCCTGGACAACGCCTTCTACGCCGACCTCAAGCGCGTCTGCGCCAACTACCGGGGCCTGAAGAAGAATGCCTGCGCCGCCGCTGCCTGGACCTACCACAAGGCCGCCGACGAATTCGGCTCCGCCGCTTTTCCCATCGCGGTCACGCGCTGAACCTGCGTGAGCACGGATCGCGGACCGGGGCTCGCCGGAGGCGGCGTCACGGTCGGTTCGATGGTCGACCGGACATAGATCCGAGTGGTGCCGGGCCTGAATTCGTGCACGAACAGGTCGATGCAACGCTGAAGGTACTTGCCTTCAGGAGAGTCGAGTTCGTCGGGGCAAAGGCTGGTCTTCCGCAGTCCTTGGACGAACGTCTCCGGCTCGGCCAGCCCAAGATGGGCGAAGGCAGCAGCAGGCCGGTATTCCTTTTTCTCGGGATGAAAGTTCCCGATCATCTTGGTGCCTTCCCGGACAAGCCGGCCCGTGTTGGCTTCAGCCTCCTCGCTGGGCAGAACGAAGGACAGCAATCCGGTGTCGTAGCGCTGCCCGACCTTGTAGCCCGCGCGCCGGTCCGATGCCGTCTCCGGGATACGGATGCCCATCTGCCCGCTCATCCAGGCCGGGGTGGCTCCTTCCTTCCAACAGCAGTTCATCTCCTGGTCCGACAGGTCCGACGACACATCGTCGGCGACGCAGGCGACCACGCCGATCGCGGCGGCGACGCAGGCGACGAAGACCAGAGCGATATCGACGGCGACCGGCAGCCGACGGTGACGCGCGGGCTGCTCGTCGGCAGCGATCTCGCTGGAGCTGTTCATCGGGTGGATCTCTATCGCCCTTCCTGCTGCTCGCGGCCGGGGTCTGTGCGGTCACCCCTGCCCGCCATGTCAGTCTTCTCCTGTCGCATATCCCAGCTGCCCACTGTGTAGCTGGGATATCCTGAACAGTTCTGTCAGCAACGGCTGTTGGGAGCGGAATGGGTAGCAGCGTGCAGGGAATGCCTCTCGAGGTGCAGCACATCAGGAAGGCGTTGCTTCGGGAGTTCCAAGGTCTGATCTCCATGGATGACTTTGAGAAGAAGGATCCCAAAGAGCGCGAGACGGCGCTGCTGTCGAGGGCTGTGTCTGCCAAGGCGGCCCGGATTCTCGCCGACTGCACTCCGGAGGAGGCGGCGGCCGGGGTCATCGATGGCCGTGACGACTTCGGGATCGACTGTGTTGCGTTCTCTGCGTCGGGTTCCGAAATCTGGTTGATCCAGGCGAAGTGGAGAGACAAGGGGACGGCCGGCTTCGATACGGAGGCTGCCCTCAAACTGGTGCACGGGCTGAAGAAGCTCGACAACCGCGACCTCGACCACTTCAACGAGAGGCTGCAACTTCTCTCCGACCGTGTCCACGGCGTCCTTCAGCTGCCCACCTGCAAGGTGAACCTGGTCATCGCGCTCATGGGAGATGGCCGTCTGTCTCAGGAGACCCGCGACATACTCGACGAGGCGGCGCGCGAGTTCGGCGGGCTCGGGCGGACCGTTGCATATCGGGTGGTAAATCAGGCCAACTTCCACAGGGCGATCCGGGAGGATCTGGAGCCCCAGCCGATCACACTCAAGGCAACCATGAACCGGGAGTGGTATACCCGCGACACTCCCTTCAAAGCTGTGATCGGCGAGGTCAGCGCCGACCAGCTGGCGCGCTGGTACGGGGGCAAGGGGGAGGGCGAGGGGCATGGCGAGCGCCTCTACGACCGCAACGTGCGTCGATCGCTCGGGCTGACAGGGGTCAACCAGACCATGGTCGACTCGATGCTGGAGGACCCCGAGGGCTTTCTCTACCGCCACAACGGCATCACCGTGCAGTGCGACGAGATCGCGCAGGAATACCCCTTCAAGAGAGCGGTGGGGCAGCCGACCGTCCTCACCCTGACCAACGCCAGCGTCGTCAATGGCGCGCAGACGGTCACCTCCGCATTCCGGGCGTACGAGAAGAACGCCGATCTTGTGGCAGAGGCATACGTCATCGTGCGGATCATCTCTTTGGACGGAACGCCGGAGGGGTTCGGCCGGTCCATCACCAAGGCCACCAACACCCAGAACCACATGGAGCGCCGGGACTTCATCGCCATCGACCCCGTCCAGAGCGAGATCCAGAAGGATTTCCGACTGTCCCTCGACAAGGAGTACGTGTTCCGGCGGGGCGAGCTGGACCCCGCACCCGAGTCGGGCTGCTCGGTCACGGAGGCTGCGACGGCCCTTGCCTGCATGCACCGGGACTCGTCGCTCGCCGTCCGGGTGAAAGGCTCCACCAATGCTCTGTGGAGCGAAGGGCAGGGCGGCGCCTACACCCGCCTCTTCGGACAACAACCGAGCGCCCAGCAGGTGTGGCGTGCCGTCCAGGTGTTCCGGCTGGTACGTGACGAACTGACGACAACGCGAGCGAAGCTCAGCGGGCGTCCGGCCGCGGTGGCGGACAGCGGTGCGCTCCTCGTCGCCCACTTGGTCTTCCAGCGTATTGGCCGGGAACGGTTCGACGAGTCCGAGGGTGAATGGGAGAACACGCTCGCTGAGACTCCGGACCAGGTGCGGGCCGTGCTGGCCTGTCTCATCAGCATGGTTGACACCCTCTTCAACAACAAGAGCTTCATCACCAGCACCTTCGCGAATGAGGAACGCTGTGCGCGGCTGGCCGTGGCCGTGCTCGGGACACTCGATCGGGGGGTCGGACCTGACTCCCCGATGAACCTCAAGGCCCTGATGGAGACGTCCGGCCGGAAGCGCCAACGACGACCCCAGACGGTGCGCCTGCTGGTCGACCACGACGCCATCGAGGAGGGCACTCGCTTGGAATACGCCCCCAGCGCCGTGGAGGAGCTCGCCATCGGCGCATGGCTCGACGCCGATCCGCGCCGCCGTCGCGCGAGCTGGGTGAACGACCGCAAGACACCGCTTCTCTGGGAGGCCGACGGCCGGCGCTACTCGCCCACCGGGCTGGTTTCCCAGATGTGGAATGCAGCCGACTGGAAGGAACAGTGGAGCGCGGTTCAGGGCCCCAAGCAGTGGCGGGTTCCGGGAGAAGGGACGCTGGTAGAAATTGCCGAGCGGCTCTGGCAGCGGATCTCCGATGGGGAGGAGCTGCTGGAGGAGGACGTGCCGTAGCCGCGCGGGGCTGGTGAACAGGGGCAGGAGCCTGCGCCTGGTCGATCACGTGCTGCTTCCCCCGGGTGGGCTGGGCAGCTCGGCCCAGACGACTTTTCCGGACGGAAAGCGGGGCTCGACGCCCCAACGGGAGGCGAGCACACCCACGAGGAGCAGCCCCCGCCCCTGCTCACTGTCCGGGCACGGCTTCGGTACCGGGGCGGGATGTCGCTCGCCCCGGCAGTCGGCTACCTCGATCCGGAGAGTGCCAGGTGCGCCCTCCGGACGAGTAGTCAGTGTCATCGCGAGCAGGAAATCCCGCCCTCGCACGTGGCCGTGAGTGACGGCGTTCGAAGCGAGCTCGGCAACGACGTGTGCGGCAGCCGCCATCGGGTCGCTGTCCCTGCCCCACCCCCATCTCGCCAGTTGCTCGACCGCGAGCAGGCGGGCAAGACGCGCCCCGCGCCGTGTCGCGCTGAACTGCTGGTGGAAGTGCGCTGGGTGAGGTGCAAGGAGAGACACAAGAGGACTGCTACGGATTTCGTCTTTCACGTGACAGAGAGTGTCCGGTTGGTCGTACGCTGACCAGAGGAACCACCGGTACGGCACGCGCCTGTACCGCTGCTGAGGGTTGCGTGTCCGTGTTGACGAGAGTAACCGGGCGGTGCGCGGGCGGGTTGGGGGATAAGTGATGACATCAGGGTCCCGCCAGGGCGACAGCGAAGGCCGCCCCGATGCGTCGGCGGAGGAAACAGACGGTCTCGTCGACTTGAACCGAGCTGTGGGCAAGCAGGTCAAGTTGCTGCGGGAACGGGCCGGCCTCACCCAGAAGGAATTGGGTGACCGCCTTGGGTACGGCGAGGACCTCGTCTCGTCCTTGGAGCGGGGCCGCAGAACGCCACAACCGGAGTTCTTGGACGCAGCGGACGATCTGCTCGGTGGCGGAGGGCTGCTGAAGGCGACCAAGGACGACGTGTCGCGGGCAAAAGCCAAGGCGAGGGTGCGGCATCCGGCGTGGTTCCGGGACTACGCGCGGCTGGAGGCGGAGGCCGTCGAGGTCAACTTCTACAACAACCACGACATTCCGGGGCTCTTTCAGACCGAACGGCGCACTCGCGCGTTATATGAGATGCGCAAACCGCTACTTGACGAAGAGACGATCGACCGGCGAGTGGCGTCAAGAATGGACCGCCAGCAGATTCTGACGCGTTGGCCTCCGCCCATCGTGACCGCTGTGGTGGAAGAAGTGGTACTGCGGCGGCCTGTCGGAGGGCTGGAGGTACACAAGGAGCAGTTGGAGCGACTGCTTGGGCTTGGTGAGCTGCGCACCGTCGAGTTGCAAGTGATGCCCACGAACCGGATCGAACATGCTGGCATGGGAGGCCCGTTCACCTTGCTCACGCCCAAAGGGAAACCGCAAGTGGGGTACACGGAAGTGCAGAACGTTGCACGACTGGCTACAGACGTTGACGAGGTTCGTATCCTGGCCGCACGCTACGGCAGCATCAGGGCTCAGGCTCTCACCCCGAGCGAGTCCATGACCCTGATCGAGAGGATTCATACAAACGATGAGTACTGAGAGCTCCCGACGGCTTGTCTGGCGCAAGAGCAGCTACAGCGGCAACGAGGGGGGAGAGTGCATCGAAGTAGCCGTCACTCCGGCAGGCGTGTACGTACGCGATTCTAAGGACACACGCCGACCACATCTCTCTGTACGGTCTGCTGGCTGGGCCTCGTTCGTGCAATTCGCGGCTGAAGGCTGAGCAGCCGCGGCTGACCACCGTGCGCGCGGGGAGGGGCCGTTGGGTTCACGCTCGAACCCCAACGACGCCTCCCCGCGAACGTCGCGACTACGGCAAGGCCTCCGCCACCTTGCGGAAGTGTGCGGCTGCCTCGTCGAGTTGGGACGCGACTTCGAAGGCGATCTCTTTCGGGGAGCCGAAGTCCTCAACGTCCGGGGCGAGGTAGGCCGGTAGGTCGAGGTTCGTCTTCGGGCGGTCCAGCAGGTCGTTCACCGGATAGCGGCGGAAACGCTTCGACTTGGTCCGTGCGGCGAAGCCGTCCGCAGGCAGGCAGGCGGCGATGAAGTCGTCGAAGTCTTCTTCGGTCACAGGGTTGCCCGTGTCCGTGTGGTGGTTTCCGGTGCGGGCGTCGTACACCCACAAGTCGCCCGTGACGGCCTTCTGATCCGGCCTGGGGGTGGACACGGTGAAGAAGAGAATGTTCGACTTCACGCCCTTGCGGTGGAACAGCCCGGTGGGCAGGCGAAGAAGCGTGTGCACATCGCAGTTCTTCAGCAGGGCCCGGCGGACGGTGGCCGCGGCGCCACTGCCGAACAGGACCCCGTCGGGTACGAACACAGCAGCTCGCGTGTCCTTGGGCAGGGTGACCATCAGGTGCTGGAGGAAGTTCGTGGGGAAGTCCCCGTAGGCCAGGAAATCGTCCCGCATGGTTGAGTCCGGCACCACGCCGTTGCTCTTGAACGGTGGGTTGCAGATCGCCACGGTGGGGTTGACGCCGGACTCGGCCCGTACGATCGGAAACTTTCGCGTGAGCGTGTCCGCGAGCCGCACCGGGGCCGGGTCGGAGAAGGGGCGCACCGTGTTCAGCAGGATGTTCATCGTGGCGAGCCGGCACATCTGCGGGTCCAGATCGGCACCGGCGATCGCGGAGCGGTCATGGGACTGCATCGCCTTGTGTGCCGCTATGAGTGTCGTTCCGGTGCCGCATGCCGGGTCAATGACGATGTCGTCCGGGCCCACGCCGAGCACCTTGTTGACGGCATTCAGGACAGGGACAGGGGTCAACGTCTGACCCGTATCGATCTTGCGGTCGATGTCCTCGGCGCAGTCACGCAGCATCGAGGAGAAGGCCTGACCCAGTTCGGCTTGGGGGGCGGTCCGCCACTGGTAAGGATCGATCTCGTCGGTAATCAGCTTGGCGAGCTCGGCCATACGGTCGAGGGGCCAGGGCTGCGCGTCGCGGAAGACCATGCTTGCGGTCTGCTGGCCGGGGTGGTCGACCAGGGCCTGGTCGCCTAGTTTCTTCATGAGGGAGGAGAGCCCGGTGTGCAGGGCCTCACCGCTGAGCAGCACCAGGTTCGGCCAGGCGTCGACAGGTGCTACCGGCTTCCGGGCGAACTTGCTGGAACGGTTGGCGCGTTCGTGGTCCAGCTTGAGGAAGAGCAGATAGCCGATGTGCTCCACGAACTGGAGTTGGGTGATGGCGCGGGTGCTGGTCTTTTCGCGGTAGAACTTCCAGAGCCGTGCGGTGATACTCGCCTCTGTCCAGGAGCTCTCCGGCGGAATACCCGTTCCCGCTGCCGAACCGTTGCTTTGGCCGAACCCGTTGACCATGTGTCACCCAGTCCCTGTGTCAGTACCGGTGAGCCTTCTGGGGCCGTACGTCGGTACGGCCCCAGAAGGCTCACAATCCCGATCTCCGGAGCGGACTCCGGCAGGGCCCTTGGCCATGAGCCCGGGTGTTGGGCATCGGTGGGCGAGGGACTGGAGCCGGACTACCGCTCTCGGTCTGCTTCTTCGGTGATGCTGGTGATGCTGGAAGCGCTGCTCGGGTCCTTGTCTGCGGCCGGGGCGGTCGCAGCTTCGGTTGTCACACGGACGGTCTTCTTGAGGGCCTGTGCGACAGCGGTGAACTCGGCCAAGGCAGTCTCCAGTTCGTCCACAATCTCCTGGGCGATCACATCCGGCGGTGCAAGCGCAACGGAGGCGGAAGCTGGCTGAAGAACCGTCAGGTCAAGATTAACCTTGTCGCGAGCAACCAACTCATCGTACTCATATGACCGGAAGCGATCACTGGGTTTCCGGGCGGAGTAGTCCGTGCCCCCCGAGTGGAAGGCAGCGACGAAGCCGTCCAGGTGTTCGCGGCGCAGGGCGCGCTGCTTCAGCGTGAAACGCTGGTCGGTGCGGAAGTCGTATACCCACAGCTGCTTGGTGGCGGGCTTGCCGCCTGGGCGAGGCGGAACCTTGTCGAAGAACAGCACATTGGCCTTGACGCCGTTGGCGTAGAAGATGCCGGTGGGCAGCCGCAGCAGGGTGTGGACGTTGGTGAGGTCCAACAGCCGGCGACGGATCTCAGCGCCGGCACCGCCCTCGAAGAGGACGTTGTCGGGCAGGACGAGCGCTGCCCTGCCGTTCGTCTTGAGCAGGGTGTAGATGTGCTGGACGAAGTTCAGCTGCTTGTTGGTGGTCTGGGTCCAGAAGTCCTTGCGGGCGCCGTACGCCTCGCCGGTGACCGAGCCCACGCCGAAGGGCGGGTTGGCCAGGACGATGTCGTAGAACTTGTGCGGCGACTTGGCCAGCGAGTCCTGGAGCGTGATCAAGGGGCGGCCCTCGGACGTACCGATGCCGTGCAGCAGCATGTTCATCAGCGCGAGCCGGGCGGTCTCCCGGACCAGCTCATAGCCGGTGATGGCGCCGGTCTGAAGCTTGCGCGCCTGGTCGCCGTACAGCTGGTCCTCGTAGCGCTCGGCGATGTGGGCGTGCGCCGCGATCAGAAAGCCGCCGGTGCCGCATGCGGGGTCGGTGATCGACTCGCCGGGCCGGGGCTGCACACAGTCGACCATGGCGTCGATGAGCGGGCGGGGCGTGAAGTACTGGCCCGCGCCGGTCTTGCGGTCCTCGGCGCCACGCTGGAGGAGGCCTTCGTAGGCATCGCCCTTGAGGTCCTGGTTCTCACGGGTCCAGGTGTAGGGGTCGATCAGATCCTTGACGAGCCGCTCCAGAACGGCAGGCTCATGGATCTTGTTCTGCGCCTTGGTGAAGACCTCGCCGAGCATGGTGCCGCCCTTGCGGCCCAGCTCCCGCAGGACGTGCTCGTAGTGCTCCAGCAGATCCTCGGCCGATCGGCTGGTGAGGCTTGGCCAGTCCAGTCCCTCCGGGACGAGAGGCTCTTCCGGCATGTTCTTGCGGAACTTTGCCGGGCGGTTGGCGCGCTCGTCGGCCATCTTCAGGAAGAGGAGATAGGTCAACTGCTCGACGTAGTCGAGGGTGGAGACGCCTGAGTGCCGCAGCAGCTCGCAGTATGACCAGAGGCGGTTGACGAGTGTCGAGGTCGTCTCCCCGGCGAAACGGGTGGGGGAGGTGGCGCTGTTCACTAGGGCGGGGGTGGTGCTCATGAAGGCAGTTCTTCCTGACCGGGCGCTGAGGGGCGGGGCTTGCGGGCCGCGCGCTTACGAGGGGCCTTCTTAGTCCTAGTCCCTTGCTCGGCGCGGATGCGGTCGAGCAGCGTCGATGCCGGTTCGTCGGCTGGGTCCTGGGGGACGAGGGTCCCCGTGAACGCGGCGTGCAGGAGAGCGGCGCGGAGGTCCTGGGCGTGACTCAACGCGCTCTCGGCTGTTGTCCGGGCGGCCGTCACGTTCTCCAGGTGCAACTCGATCGTTTTCACCAGCTGCTCCTGAACTTCGCGCGGAGGGACTGGCACGGGGAGAAGTTTAATCTTGCGGAGACTGATAGACGCCAGATTGACGGATTGGGTCCCGTTCCGATCACACCACGCCTTACCAAAACTATTGGCGTGCCAGGCCAGCAGCTTCGGATGAATTTCATCCTGCGCTACTCGCGCACGGAACACATGGTTTTGGTGGATGCAGTTTTTGATTTGACCTTCCCACACCCAGCCTCGTCCGAGCTTGTCTCGGTCGCCGCCTTCGTTGAGGAGTATGTCCCCGTGTTTCAGATAAAGGGAATCCGCCTTGGTCGGAGGTACGCGGATTGTGGTGACTTTGTCGAGTACTAGCTGTCCGCGCTGAACATTGGCGACGCGCAGGTAGGGGACTTCGACGTACTCCGGGTCGTCTTGGCGCTTACTGTCCTTGGTGACACCGCCAACTACGGACGCGATATCGCCGAGCCGGGCCCACTTCCAGCCAGCGGGGAGGTCGGGAATTGGGCCATCGTCGATATCCGCCTTCGGCAAGGCTGCTTGGAAGAGCTCAACCTCTTCCAAGCAGCCGCGAGAGCCTTGGGTGGTGACTTGCTCGGCCAAGGTGGTGGCGTTTGTCAGCGCGGTGCGTGCTGCCGTCTCACCCGCCTCTATACGAGCGATCTGTTGCTCAATTTCGGCGGCGACGCGCAGCTGTTCTGCGTGAGGGGGAACCAGGATTTCCGTGCTCATCAACCACGGAACCTCAAGTGAGGCGACCGTAGTCCCACGCTTGCGGCAGTTTTCCAGGATGTACTGCTCCTGTGAGCGAATGGCCCACGCCAGCCAGCGCCCATCGATCCCCTCGTGGGGGAAAACTGCCTTCATGTCCTGATTGAGGGTTGCCTCAAAAGGAACGTAGGTGACGGGAACCTTCCGCTCCAGGATTCCGGAGCGAACAACCAAAGCCACCGAGCCCGCCGGAACCAGCTTCACGGCCGACTCGTCCAAGGCGGACTTGTGGATGAGGTCCTGAGTGGCCGCAAGAACGTCCGGCCCCATGTCCTTGGGCGAGAGCCAAGGAAGGGTGCCATCGGTCCAGAATTCCGGCCGCTTCTTCGAGGGCGTCCCCCCACCGAACCATTCGCCGAGCTCGCCCAGTGGCGCCCGAGCCCAACCCGCCGGAAACTCCTCCGCGGATCCCTCAATAGGCCCGGCAGGTCCTCCAGCCCCGCCCCCCACAGCCACATTCAGCTCCAGCGTCACGCGCCCAGCTCCCTGTCCAGTTCGTCGAGGATCTCTTCCGCCCTCGTCTCGCCGAACTCCGCGAGCAAGCCGTCCGTGCCGTTCCTCATAGTGAACGGGGCGTAATCGAGGTCGGCGGTGTCGAAGCGTACACGCTCGACCGTGGCACCGGCGATGTGGTCCAGCCACCACCGCTCGGCCTTGGTGAAGGTCACACCGGCCTGCTCCTGCTTGGTGAGCCAGGCCGCATACCGCTCTCTTACCACCTCCGCGTGCGGGCGGGGTGGCTCGGTGCCGTGCTCCGCGCCGCCCGCCAGCTCGTACCGCAGCAGGGCGAGCAGATCGGCTGCTGTCCGGGCGGCGGAACGATCCGCGGCCACGGCCTCGCCCACCTGCTCATAGGCGCGCCAGAGCCGGTCGGCCGTCCAAGCACGTGGTGGGCGGGAGATGGACCGGGCCAGGTCCTTGAGGCGCTTGAGGGCCTCGCGAGGCGGGACCTGCGAATCGGCTGCGAAGGCGATGGAGAGCGCCGCGATCTCGTCTCGGTGCTCCTCTATGTAGGCACGCCAGTCCTGCACGGTGTCGTGCGCCGCCGACTCGTCCTCCGGAACGGCGCCGGCTGACACCAGGGCATCCCGGCTGTTCTCGTCGT
This region includes:
- a CDS encoding N-6 DNA methylase yields the protein MSTTPALVNSATSPTRFAGETTSTLVNRLWSYCELLRHSGVSTLDYVEQLTYLLFLKMADERANRPAKFRKNMPEEPLVPEGLDWPSLTSRSAEDLLEHYEHVLRELGRKGGTMLGEVFTKAQNKIHEPAVLERLVKDLIDPYTWTRENQDLKGDAYEGLLQRGAEDRKTGAGQYFTPRPLIDAMVDCVQPRPGESITDPACGTGGFLIAAHAHIAERYEDQLYGDQARKLQTGAITGYELVRETARLALMNMLLHGIGTSEGRPLITLQDSLAKSPHKFYDIVLANPPFGVGSVTGEAYGARKDFWTQTTNKQLNFVQHIYTLLKTNGRAALVLPDNVLFEGGAGAEIRRRLLDLTNVHTLLRLPTGIFYANGVKANVLFFDKVPPRPGGKPATKQLWVYDFRTDQRFTLKQRALRREHLDGFVAAFHSGGTDYSARKPSDRFRSYEYDELVARDKVNLDLTVLQPASASVALAPPDVIAQEIVDELETALAEFTAVAQALKKTVRVTTEAATAPAADKDPSSASSITSITEEADRER
- a CDS encoding restriction endonuclease subunit S, with the protein product MTLELNVAVGGGAGGPAGPIEGSAEEFPAGWARAPLGELGEWFGGGTPSKKRPEFWTDGTLPWLSPKDMGPDVLAATQDLIHKSALDESAVKLVPAGSVALVVRSGILERKVPVTYVPFEATLNQDMKAVFPHEGIDGRWLAWAIRSQEQYILENCRKRGTTVASLEVPWLMSTEILVPPHAEQLRVAAEIEQQIARIEAGETAARTALTNATTLAEQVTTQGSRGCLEEVELFQAALPKADIDDGPIPDLPAGWKWARLGDIASVVGGVTKDSKRQDDPEYVEVPYLRVANVQRGQLVLDKVTTIRVPPTKADSLYLKHGDILLNEGGDRDKLGRGWVWEGQIKNCIHQNHVFRARVAQDEIHPKLLAWHANSFGKAWCDRNGTQSVNLASISLRKIKLLPVPVPPREVQEQLVKTIELHLENVTAARTTAESALSHAQDLRAALLHAAFTGTLVPQDPADEPASTLLDRIRAEQGTRTKKAPRKRAARKPRPSAPGQEELPS